Within Campylobacter hyointestinalis subsp. lawsonii, the genomic segment ATAGCTGGAGTTAAAAGCATATTTTCAAAGTCTCGCATTATCTCTTTTTTAGTGTCTTCATCGATATTTTTTTCTTCAAAACTTAAACAGCCAACGCAAGTTTTATGTTTTTGGCTCATTGAATTTATTAAATCTCTTGTAATATTCTCATCGCCTTGTAAAATTCTAGCTGTGCCTTTTTCTACTCGATTATTAAGCAGATAGTTTATTGAGCCTATACCGCCACCTTTTTTATCTGAAAAAAATTTAACAAGCATATTTAGCTCTTATTTGCTCTAAATGATTTTCAATTCGACTTAACATTTCAAGTCCTACTCTATCAATTCCGCTTTTTTTGGTATTGAGATGTTTTGCTACTTGATTTAAATTATTTCCCCATTTAGCTAGTTCTATAATTAAATCTTGATTAGCTCTTACTACTGCTATTTTCTTTTTTGGTTTAGATATAGATTCGAAAATGAAATCGCTAAATGTTTGATTATTTAAAGCCATTTGTTCTTTGATATAAATCATCTGTTCCTGACTAAATCTAATTGATTTGATAGTAGATTTCATAAATCTCCTTGCTAAATTGTGCGAATTGTGGCGATGATACGCACGAAGCTTTAGCGTAGTGCTATGTATCATATAGCCACATATGCGAATCGGCTTTTTGAGCATAGCGAAAAATGCCAGGTAGCAAGTTCGCACCGAATTGGTTTGCATTGCAAACGCCAAAGGGTTCAAAGGGAT encodes:
- a CDS encoding plasmid mobilization protein, whose translation is MKSTIKSIRFSQEQMIYIKEQMALNNQTFSDFIFESISKPKKKIAVVRANQDLIIELAKWGNNLNQVAKHLNTKKSGIDRVGLEMLSRIENHLEQIRAKYAC